In the Phycisphaerae bacterium genome, GTCCTACCGCGACCAAAAAGATTCGTGTGCTTTTGAGCAGGCGCCATTCGCTTTTGAGTAGGCGCGATTCTCATCCTGGAGTGGCGCTTGTTTTTTTGAGTACTCGTCACCACGTGTTTTTGAGTGGTCGTCACCGCGTTTTTTTGAGTAGTATTCAAGGTGTGCCCTTGCGGCCGCAATGCTTTTGAATCTGATCGACTCGATGCTCTTCAGGGCACTGGGCGATCCGGGTATGGCGTAACATTTAACCCCCTGGCGGCCGAGCCTTCCGATGCACACGATGAAGTTCGCACCCTCCAGCAGGGCGGCGTGGCGGTACATGCCAGCGATTGACAAACCAGCCTCCTCCGGAAAGTCACCGCCCAACAGCGCCACGCCAAGGGTTCCACCGCAGAAGGGCGTCCATCTACAGCGCCGTGCGATTGTCCGCAGTGTGTTGCGCTGATGTGCGGTCATCCGCCGGAAAGCGTCGCTGTCGCGAATCCACGCCGGCAATTCTGGCGGGCCGGTGGTCTTTGCCCGGTCACTTGCCATTCCGGCCCCCCGGTGCTTGGTTTTCGAGCCAGAGCGCGAGCGTAGTCATCTTCCAGCGAAGCAACCGTCCGATCCGCGCATCCGGGGGGGGGAAATTGCTACGCGCGATTTCACGGCGGATAGTCCTCTGAGCGACACCTACCCATTGGGCGATCTGTTCAATGCCAAGCAGCGGGTCGCCCATGAGCGGGGGCGGGAGTGTCGGCGGTGCCACGTTCGTGTCACTTGCCATCAGAGCCCCCCTTCGTTGGGGCCGTCGCCGTTGCACGCTTCAAGAGCTCGGCCTCGACAGCCTCAGGCACAAAGAGCAGGCGAGCCCCAGCCTTGAGTGCAGGGAGCCTCCCAGCATCGGCTTCGACTCGAAGCCACTTCTGCGTAACGCCCAGCCGTCGGGCCATCGTCAGCAGGGGGACTAGTTTTCGTTGTCGGGGTTCGGTATCCATGCCCGGCATTGTGGCCGAGCCTCAAAACGCTTGGGGGGATTTAATGTGGATGCAATGGGGATTTTGTGGGCGTGATCTTACAATGCAGCTCACGTCCCGCTTGCGTGATCGCGACGCCCTTGCGGATACCCATACGCACGAGCAGCCCGAGCCTAATCAGCTCCTGGCAATTCCCGGAGAGAGCCCCGCGATCGTGGCCGAGGGCAGCCGTAAGATCGATCAGCTTCGTCGCCGTCGGCCGTCGAGAAAGCTCGTCCAGAATCTCGTGCTGGGCGTCCGTGAGCACGATCTCACGGGAGGCTGCGGTCAGGCTGGCCCTGTCCTCTGAAATAGACGGCGGATTGCGTGACGGCAAGCCAACTGCTTGGCGAAGTTGGCGCAGCTCCGCCGCCATAATCTTCGCGGTCCCGTCCTGCCGGTTCTCGGCTCGGATTCGATCGAGAATCTGCCCGCAAAGGTAGGCCCACGGCGCTTCTCGAATCAGCGTGTCCTTGTTCACCCGTGTCCAGGAGGCAATTAACTGCTCCCTGTGTGCACGGCGCGTATCGCGCCTCAATACGTGGGGCACAATCAAGCCGAGTTCGAATCCGCCGGCAGGGATCGTGGCGCCGCCGTCCGCGTCGATGATTCCGTGGCGCTCCACGAATTCCAGGAATTCCCAAACCTGCTCACGCGATGGCGCGACCTCGGGCGGGCCCCATGCGCCGGAACGGTCCACGAGCGTGGCCGGCCAGTTTTCCGGCTCGTGCAGCCCGATCGCGTTGGCGAGGTCCTCAAGCCGCGTGGCAGCTCGATCGCAAAAGCTGCGGCTCTGATCGGGCTTGGCGTTGAGGATTTGCTGCGCCAGCTCGTGGAGTTGCTCCAGTGTCGCATGAAGCGCGGTACTGTTGCACACGGCAGCGGAATCACACCACCGAGCGAGAACGCGAAGGTGGGCTCGCAGGGTTTCCTTTGCTCGCTCAAGCTCTTCAAATCGAAGCGCCTTGGCCGCGTCGCGCAGGGCGTCGAGGGCCTCGAACTTCTCCTCAATGGCGAGACTCGCACTTTTCGGCGGGTCGGCTGCTTCCTCAGTCGTCGCACCGCGGGCCTTGTCAAGGGCCTTCGTGGCGGTCTCGGTTGGCTTGATTGGGCGGCGGTTCTTCGGTGCGCGTGGGCGTGTGTTCGTCGACATGGTCAGCATCCTTTCTGGCTGGCTGATCGGGCAGCAGCTCGGGATGCTGAGTCGAGCTGCCGCGCCGATCACGCGGCCCTGGCCGGGGCACCAGCAGTATTCAGATTACAACGCGGCGACTGGGCCGCAAGTCATT is a window encoding:
- a CDS encoding helix-turn-helix domain-containing protein produces the protein MASDTNVAPPTLPPPLMGDPLLGIEQIAQWVGVAQRTIRREIARSNFPPPDARIGRLLRWKMTTLALWLENQAPGGRNGK
- a CDS encoding MarR family transcriptional regulator, which produces MSTNTRPRAPKNRRPIKPTETATKALDKARGATTEEAADPPKSASLAIEEKFEALDALRDAAKALRFEELERAKETLRAHLRVLARWCDSAAVCNSTALHATLEQLHELAQQILNAKPDQSRSFCDRAATRLEDLANAIGLHEPENWPATLVDRSGAWGPPEVAPSREQVWEFLEFVERHGIIDADGGATIPAGGFELGLIVPHVLRRDTRRAHREQLIASWTRVNKDTLIREAPWAYLCGQILDRIRAENRQDGTAKIMAAELRQLRQAVGLPSRNPPSISEDRASLTAASREIVLTDAQHEILDELSRRPTATKLIDLTAALGHDRGALSGNCQELIRLGLLVRMGIRKGVAITQAGRELHCKITPTKSPLHPH